Proteins encoded in a region of the Synechococcus sp. BIOS-U3-1 genome:
- the crtE gene encoding geranylgeranyl diphosphate synthase CrtE, whose amino-acid sequence MTATATSPEGVPPPGEPQQSFDFKAYLNQARERVEVALDQSMGPERPESLRDAMRYSLLAGGKRLRPILCLAACELVGGDPLQAMPTAVAVEMIHTMSLIHDDLPAMDNDDLRRGRPTNHKVYGDAMAILAGDALLSRAFEMVAVRSANVPAERLVKVVGELAMVSGAPGLVGGQVVDLECEGKQVDLETLEYIHLHKTAALLRACVVTGALIGGASDAQVQAMRTYANGIGLAFQIVDDILDVTASSEVLGKTAGKDLLADKTTYPKLLGLEPSRTRALELVAEAKAALQPWKNKAQPLLALADYVATRDR is encoded by the coding sequence ATGACCGCCACGGCGACCAGCCCTGAAGGCGTTCCGCCGCCGGGTGAGCCTCAGCAGAGCTTTGATTTCAAGGCTTATTTGAACCAGGCCCGCGAGCGGGTTGAAGTCGCTTTGGATCAGTCGATGGGGCCTGAGCGGCCGGAATCCCTCAGGGATGCGATGCGCTATTCCCTGTTGGCTGGAGGAAAGCGACTACGCCCGATTCTTTGTCTGGCTGCCTGTGAGTTGGTGGGTGGTGATCCCTTACAGGCCATGCCCACGGCGGTCGCTGTCGAAATGATTCACACCATGTCGTTGATCCATGACGATCTGCCAGCAATGGATAACGATGACCTGCGGCGTGGCAGGCCTACCAATCACAAGGTGTATGGCGATGCCATGGCGATCCTTGCCGGAGACGCTCTGCTCAGCCGCGCCTTTGAAATGGTGGCCGTGCGCAGTGCCAATGTTCCTGCCGAGAGGTTGGTGAAGGTGGTCGGAGAACTTGCCATGGTCTCTGGAGCACCTGGCCTTGTGGGAGGACAGGTGGTTGATCTGGAATGTGAAGGCAAGCAGGTTGACCTGGAGACGCTGGAGTACATCCATCTGCACAAGACGGCCGCGCTGCTGAGGGCCTGCGTGGTCACCGGCGCCTTGATCGGCGGCGCCAGTGATGCTCAGGTCCAAGCTATGCGTACCTATGCCAATGGCATCGGCCTTGCGTTCCAGATCGTTGACGACATTCTCGATGTCACTGCCAGCAGTGAGGTGCTGGGCAAGACGGCGGGCAAGGACCTGCTGGCAGATAAGACCACCTATCCAAAGCTGCTCGGTTTGGAGCCTTCGAGAACCCGCGCTCTTGAGTTAGTGGCAGAGGCCAAAGCTGCTCTGCAGCCTTGGAAAAATAAGGCTCAACCTCTGCTGGCTCTGGCCGATTACGTAGCTACTAGGGACCGTTGA
- a CDS encoding HDIG domain-containing metalloprotein → MLPADLRSHRLARLWRAWLRRESPRRPVLRWNRLQKATLLILCVLVALVSSWPWLVEPDLRPGMAAPFDAEAPKDARVVDSEALEQRRSSLGSSTFVQVLDPQENEQIRMRLERHLSELERVANSNDAERIGPVNLSLNEQLWLQKRTQDERRDWDMGLRRALDRMLTQGLVNTLALEQLQRASDLQLEDLSNGSKPARSLGSKVLTTTLQGASNLQTDPLRSQRLIEELITQQGIPTIEVNQGDLITRKGESISSQAYDVLNFFGMVNRRPKLGIWIIRFTEALASCGVLLLVMRRERPCLEAPHGLLALGLLLLSQACKLWFGASVSPLAVIVPPTLLLAQGLGTTSALAWMAVASLLWPTPVTGLGEGRLLIAAATATVAALQAGRLRSRAQLLQLAVLLPVGAWLAELVLMSRNGQPLAGSWIRLPSDAGELASEALLMGLAMMLAILIIPLLESSFGLLTRARLMELADQERPLLRRLSSEAPGTFEHTLMICGLAEEGARSIGADVDLIRTGSLYHDVGKLHAPNWFIENQTSGENPHTRLNDPLASAGVLQAHVDEGLKLARRHRLPRPIADFIPEHQGTLRMGYFLHQAREQNPDVSEKRFRYHGPTPRSKETGIMMLADGCEAALRSLPPDTSDQEARDTVKRIVEARISDGQLSQSSLSRAELELVMHSFVRVWRRMRHRRIPYPIPAKRSFSA, encoded by the coding sequence ATGCTTCCTGCTGACTTGCGTTCGCATCGCTTAGCACGTCTCTGGAGGGCCTGGCTCAGGAGAGAATCACCTCGCCGCCCGGTGCTTCGCTGGAACAGGCTGCAGAAAGCCACACTGCTGATCCTTTGTGTTCTGGTGGCGCTGGTTTCAAGCTGGCCCTGGCTTGTGGAACCCGACTTACGGCCAGGCATGGCAGCGCCCTTCGATGCAGAAGCTCCAAAGGACGCCAGGGTTGTTGACAGCGAAGCCTTGGAGCAGAGGCGTTCAAGTCTCGGATCCAGCACGTTCGTGCAGGTTCTAGATCCTCAGGAAAACGAGCAGATCCGCATGCGGCTGGAGAGACACCTCAGCGAATTGGAACGGGTCGCGAACAGCAACGATGCCGAGCGCATCGGACCGGTGAATCTGTCTCTGAACGAGCAGCTATGGCTGCAAAAACGAACTCAGGATGAGCGCCGGGATTGGGATATGGGTCTGCGAAGGGCGCTCGACAGAATGCTCACCCAGGGGCTTGTCAACACCCTCGCTCTGGAACAGCTTCAACGGGCCAGCGACTTGCAGCTCGAAGATCTGAGCAATGGTTCGAAACCTGCCCGCAGCCTGGGCAGCAAGGTGCTGACAACGACGCTTCAAGGCGCCAGCAACCTTCAAACCGATCCACTGAGGAGCCAGCGACTGATTGAGGAGCTGATCACCCAACAAGGAATCCCCACCATTGAGGTGAATCAAGGCGATCTCATCACCCGCAAGGGTGAGTCGATCAGCTCACAGGCCTACGACGTTCTCAATTTCTTCGGGATGGTGAATCGCCGACCAAAGTTGGGGATCTGGATCATCCGTTTCACTGAAGCGCTGGCCAGCTGCGGGGTTCTGTTACTCGTCATGCGCCGCGAACGTCCATGCCTGGAGGCACCCCATGGCCTGCTGGCGCTGGGGCTTTTGCTGCTGAGCCAGGCCTGCAAACTCTGGTTCGGTGCCTCAGTGAGCCCCCTGGCGGTGATCGTGCCGCCCACCCTTCTCCTGGCTCAGGGCCTGGGCACAACCAGTGCACTGGCCTGGATGGCTGTAGCCAGTCTTCTCTGGCCCACCCCCGTCACTGGTCTGGGCGAAGGGCGCCTGCTGATTGCCGCGGCCACGGCCACCGTCGCGGCATTGCAAGCAGGTCGTTTACGTAGCAGAGCACAGCTGCTGCAACTCGCTGTCTTGCTGCCAGTGGGTGCATGGCTGGCCGAGCTGGTGTTGATGAGCCGCAATGGCCAACCGCTTGCCGGCTCATGGATTCGCTTGCCGTCCGATGCAGGTGAACTCGCGTCTGAAGCACTACTGATGGGGCTGGCGATGATGCTGGCGATCCTGATAATTCCTCTGCTGGAGAGCTCCTTCGGGTTGCTGACACGGGCGCGGTTGATGGAACTGGCCGATCAGGAGCGCCCATTGCTAAGGCGGCTCTCTTCAGAAGCCCCAGGCACCTTTGAGCACACACTGATGATCTGCGGGTTGGCCGAGGAGGGTGCGCGGTCGATCGGCGCCGATGTGGACCTCATCAGAACAGGCTCCCTTTATCACGATGTCGGAAAGCTTCATGCCCCCAACTGGTTCATCGAAAATCAAACCAGTGGAGAAAATCCGCACACTCGGCTGAACGACCCTTTGGCCAGTGCAGGAGTGCTTCAAGCGCATGTGGATGAAGGGCTGAAACTGGCACGACGACATCGGCTTCCCCGCCCGATTGCGGATTTCATTCCTGAACATCAGGGCACATTGCGCATGGGGTATTTCCTGCATCAGGCCCGAGAGCAGAATCCTGACGTCTCCGAGAAACGCTTCCGCTACCACGGACCAACGCCTCGCTCCAAAGAGACAGGGATCATGATGCTGGCGGACGGTTGTGAGGCCGCGTTGCGCTCACTGCCACCAGACACAAGTGACCAGGAAGCTCGCGACACGGTCAAACGGATCGTTGAGGCGCGAATCAGCGACGGACAACTCAGCCAAAGCAGCCTCAGTCGGGCCGAACTTGAACTAGTGATGCATTCGTTCGTCCGCGTTTGGCGAAGAATGCGTCATCGCCGGATTCCCTATCCCATCCCCGCAAAGCGCAGCTTCTCCGCCTAA
- the folD gene encoding bifunctional methylenetetrahydrofolate dehydrogenase/methenyltetrahydrofolate cyclohydrolase FolD, translated as MALRLDGKALAKTLELRLQSQVQSVSQSAGRPPGLAVLRVGDDPASAVYVANKEKACARVGVDSFGSHLPANASPELVLQAIHSLNDDHRVDGILLQLPLPQGLDETPLLAAIDPEKDADGLHTLNLGRLLKGEQGPRSCTPAGVMAMLRSADIDPAGRRAVVIGRSILVGQPMALMLQAANATVTVAHSRTKDLAALTRQADILVVAAGRPEMLGPEHVSPGTVVVDVGIHRRPEGGLCGDVKAAELESIAAALSPVPGGVGPMTVTMLLVNTVVAWCRRHGVNHDLADLII; from the coding sequence ATGGCCCTCAGGTTGGATGGCAAGGCCCTGGCCAAGACGCTCGAGCTGCGGCTGCAGTCTCAGGTCCAATCTGTGAGCCAGTCTGCTGGTCGCCCGCCCGGCTTGGCTGTTCTGCGTGTGGGTGACGATCCTGCCAGTGCGGTCTACGTGGCTAACAAGGAAAAGGCCTGTGCTCGTGTCGGTGTTGACAGTTTTGGATCTCATCTCCCCGCAAATGCCTCACCTGAATTGGTGTTGCAGGCGATCCACTCTTTGAATGACGATCACAGGGTGGATGGGATCCTGTTGCAGCTCCCGCTTCCTCAGGGACTGGATGAAACACCTTTGTTGGCTGCTATCGACCCTGAAAAGGACGCCGATGGTTTGCATACGCTGAATCTGGGCCGCTTGCTCAAGGGAGAACAGGGTCCCCGGAGCTGCACTCCTGCCGGAGTGATGGCGATGCTTCGCAGTGCAGATATCGATCCTGCGGGACGTCGTGCCGTAGTGATCGGACGCAGCATTTTGGTAGGGCAGCCGATGGCCCTGATGCTGCAGGCCGCTAACGCAACGGTGACCGTTGCGCATTCACGCACGAAGGATCTCGCTGCATTGACACGTCAGGCAGACATCCTTGTTGTCGCGGCCGGTCGTCCGGAAATGCTTGGTCCCGAGCATGTGAGTCCAGGCACGGTTGTGGTGGATGTCGGGATCCACCGGCGACCGGAGGGAGGTCTCTGTGGTGATGTAAAAGCTGCAGAGCTTGAGTCGATTGCCGCCGCGCTTTCGCCCGTGCCCGGAGGCGTTGGCCCTATGACCGTCACGATGCTGCTGGTGAACACCGTTGTGGCCTGGTGCCGTCGCCACGGGGTGAATCATGATCTCGCAGATTTGATCATCTGA